The proteins below come from a single Ictalurus furcatus strain D&B chromosome 15, Billie_1.0, whole genome shotgun sequence genomic window:
- the fitm2 gene encoding acyl-coenzyme A diphosphatase FITM2, whose protein sequence is MSALSGVVKNSLPFLVFNVTIGRKYLPWFFFALSLGGSLLKELAVVPSSYFSSSGNVLNVYFVKVSWGWNLVLLLPFILLSNSYDRNFIFVSKRLTCLVVATAIWYSCTETFFYIEDVTGVCYKSDKMAEILQGFDTKAECRNAGHFWEGFDISGHSFILSYSTLLIVEEMVPMLYLVQHYQNRTTVLDALYLALNAIAVIWVWMFACTSVYFHNTFQKFLGTLFGVLGWYMTYKVWYMNPFSPGLPPRQIDRKQHD, encoded by the exons CGCTTCCTTTTCTGGTATTTAATGTTACAATTGGCCGAAAATATTTACCGTGGTTTTTCTTTGCTCTTTCACTTGGAGGGTCATTATTGAAAGAGTTGGCTGTTGTGCCGAGCTCATACTTCAGCAGCAGTGGAAACGTTTTGAACGT aTATTTTGTGAAAGTGTCATGGGGATGGAACCTGGTCCTGTTGCTACCATTTATATTGCTGTCCAACTCCTACGACAGAAACTTCATCTTCGTGTCCAAACGCCTCACGTGTCTTGTGGTAGCCACAGCCATTTGGTACTCCTGCACTGAGACGTTCTTCTACATCGAAGATGTCACAGGGGTATGCTACAAGTCAGACAAAATGGCAGAGATCCTGCAGGGTTTCGACACAAAGGCCGAGTGCAGAAATGCCGGACACTTTTGGGAAGGTTTTGACATATCTGGCCACTCCTTCATATTATCTTACTCAACACTATTAATTGTGGAAGAAATGGTTCCAATGCTATACCTTGTGCAACACTACCAAAACAGAACCACCGTCCTTGATGCCCTGTATCTTGCACTCAATGCAATTGCAGTTATCTGGGTGTGGATGTTCGCCTGCACCTCGGTGTACTTCCACAACACGTTCCAGAAGTTTCTGGGCACTTTGTTTGGTGTGTTGGGCTGGTACATGACCTATAAGGTTTGGTACATGAACCCTTTTTCACCGGGACTCCCTCCTCGCCAGATTGACCGTAAACAACATGACTAG